A genomic segment from Bradyrhizobium diazoefficiens USDA 110 encodes:
- a CDS encoding glycosyltransferase — protein sequence MKILIASTPATGHLNPMLAITRILVAEGHEIAFMTGTAFRARVEASGVKFFPLPEGADFDPNDVFSRVPELKTIPPGLEWFRVACERIFVDAIPAQHQGLLQALQQFPADIIVGDDMLFGVLPMLLGPRSQRPPIALCGTSFLHWAREDGAPNFLGLPPARTDDERDHYAAMARDFDAAVDQPVSLRLNRTLKGLGVGPIAMPLFHSVVALGDAYLQLSVPSFEFPREIPSSVHFVGTPPIIANQVPPPSWAEELDGTRKIVLVTQGTVANHNFNLLVAPTLAALADEPDIMVIATAGGRPVDAIPGKVPSNARIASYLPFEWLLPNVDVLVTNGGYGSVNQALSFGIPLVTAGLTEDKADVNARVAWSGVGINLATNEPTPQALREAVRTVLDQPRYQFRATQIADEFAEIDTRTEILRVIGELVTDETEVSRLRAIAASQGRRSGRRA from the coding sequence ATGAAGATTCTTATCGCTTCGACGCCTGCGACGGGTCATCTCAATCCGATGCTGGCAATCACGCGGATCCTGGTCGCCGAGGGTCATGAGATTGCTTTCATGACCGGCACCGCCTTTCGCGCCCGCGTCGAGGCCAGCGGCGTCAAGTTCTTTCCCCTTCCCGAGGGCGCGGACTTCGATCCGAACGACGTCTTCTCGCGGGTCCCCGAACTCAAGACCATCCCGCCGGGGCTGGAGTGGTTCCGCGTCGCCTGCGAGCGCATCTTCGTCGACGCCATTCCGGCCCAGCACCAGGGGCTGCTGCAGGCGTTGCAGCAATTCCCGGCCGATATCATCGTCGGCGACGACATGCTGTTCGGCGTGCTCCCGATGCTGCTCGGACCGCGCTCGCAGCGGCCCCCCATCGCGCTCTGCGGCACCTCGTTCCTGCATTGGGCGCGTGAGGACGGTGCGCCGAACTTCCTCGGCTTGCCGCCAGCACGGACCGACGACGAACGCGATCATTATGCGGCCATGGCGCGGGACTTCGATGCGGCGGTCGATCAGCCGGTGTCACTGCGCCTGAACCGGACCCTGAAGGGCCTCGGCGTCGGACCGATAGCAATGCCGCTTTTCCATTCCGTGGTCGCTCTCGGCGACGCCTATCTGCAATTGTCGGTGCCGAGTTTCGAATTTCCGCGCGAGATCCCGTCCTCCGTGCATTTCGTCGGCACGCCTCCGATCATTGCCAACCAGGTCCCACCGCCGTCATGGGCCGAGGAGCTCGATGGTACACGCAAGATCGTTCTGGTGACGCAGGGAACGGTGGCCAACCACAATTTCAATCTGCTGGTCGCCCCGACACTGGCGGCGCTGGCCGACGAGCCCGACATCATGGTGATCGCGACCGCAGGCGGCCGCCCGGTGGACGCCATTCCCGGCAAGGTCCCGTCGAACGCACGCATCGCGAGCTACCTGCCGTTCGAATGGCTGCTGCCGAACGTCGACGTGCTCGTCACCAATGGCGGCTATGGCAGCGTCAATCAGGCCCTGAGCTTCGGCATCCCGCTGGTCACCGCGGGACTGACCGAGGACAAGGCCGACGTCAACGCGCGCGTCGCCTGGTCCGGCGTCGGCATCAACCTTGCGACCAACGAGCCGACTCCGCAGGCCTTGCGCGAGGCGGTGCGGACGGTGCTCGACCAGCCGCGCTATCAATTCCGCGCAACGCAGATCGCGGACGAGTTCGCCGAGATCGACACGCGGACGGAAATTCTCCGGGTCATCGGCGAGCTCGTGACCGACGAGACGGAAGTGTCACGCCTGCGCGCAATCGCAGCGAGCCAGGGTCGGCGCTCCGGCCGGCGTGCCTGA
- a CDS encoding cytochrome-c peroxidase yields the protein MIAICAVLLCCVEVTPAPSQPPSAHAFDRGEPITPIPAAPAADPLKVALGEKLFGDRRVSHDNSRACQSCHDIATNGASQKRHDVGLNGAELALNTLTVFNSTLSFRFGWEGKFRTLEADIEASLQSQHTMGSSAAEVAAKLDADPDMRDRFVAAYGRRPEGADVVDALASFQRTLVTPGSRFDRWLKGDDAALLAGELDGYRLFKSLGCSACHQGVNVGGNLFERHGIFHPLASPEPRILRVPSLRNVATTAPYFHDGSAPTLDDAVRKMALAQLNATLTDQQVKALVAFLNSLTGTYRGAPVGGSP from the coding sequence TTGATCGCCATTTGCGCGGTGCTGCTGTGCTGCGTGGAAGTCACGCCCGCGCCGTCGCAGCCGCCGTCGGCGCACGCATTTGACCGCGGGGAGCCGATCACGCCAATTCCCGCGGCCCCTGCCGCCGACCCGCTCAAGGTCGCCCTTGGCGAGAAGCTGTTTGGCGATCGCCGGGTCTCGCATGACAATTCCCGCGCCTGCCAATCTTGTCACGATATCGCGACGAACGGCGCGAGCCAGAAGCGGCACGATGTCGGCCTCAACGGGGCGGAGCTTGCGCTCAACACGCTCACCGTCTTCAATTCGACGCTCAGCTTTCGTTTCGGCTGGGAAGGAAAATTCCGTACCCTCGAGGCCGATATCGAGGCATCGCTGCAAAGCCAGCACACCATGGGCAGCAGCGCGGCGGAGGTTGCCGCAAAGCTCGATGCCGATCCCGACATGCGCGATCGTTTCGTCGCGGCCTATGGCCGCCGTCCGGAAGGCGCCGATGTCGTCGACGCGCTGGCGAGCTTTCAACGCACGCTGGTCACGCCGGGCAGCAGGTTCGATCGCTGGCTGAAGGGCGACGACGCAGCCCTTTTGGCCGGCGAGCTGGACGGATACCGCCTGTTCAAATCGCTGGGTTGCTCCGCCTGCCATCAGGGCGTCAACGTCGGCGGCAATCTGTTCGAGCGGCACGGCATATTCCATCCCCTCGCGTCGCCCGAGCCCAGGATCCTGCGCGTGCCGAGCCTGCGCAACGTCGCGACGACCGCGCCGTATTTTCATGACGGCAGCGCGCCGACGCTCGATGACGCGGTTCGCAAGATGGCGCTGGCCCAGTTGAACGCGACGCTGACAGACCAGCAGGTCAAGGCGCTCGTCGCCTTTCTCAACAGCTTGACCGGGACCTATCGCGGCGCGCCCGTCGGAGGCTCGCCGTGA
- a CDS encoding DUF1127 domain-containing protein: MKTHSHGVIRIVRPDDAEPDGQGCSDGLGMARLGSGGTARQGLADIGSDSAPPAAQPGQELSTLWWAVLTFFMEGFALYGAALHPTAAMPVHAILAARRDWESQPKASEPAEPVQSRGSDGAGSSGNVVELGRSRRFEVQPERRWSPLRSAGETLTVLLSHARREREIRRAVAALKELDDRTLRDLGIHGRSEIEGMVRYCHDC, encoded by the coding sequence ATGAAGACGCATTCTCACGGTGTCATCCGTATTGTCCGGCCGGATGACGCGGAGCCCGATGGGCAAGGTTGCTCCGATGGCCTTGGGATGGCCCGTCTCGGTTCTGGCGGCACCGCGCGGCAGGGCCTCGCCGACATCGGTTCGGATTCAGCGCCGCCGGCTGCGCAGCCGGGCCAGGAGCTCAGCACACTCTGGTGGGCGGTCCTTACCTTCTTCATGGAAGGGTTTGCCCTTTATGGTGCCGCGTTGCATCCGACCGCCGCCATGCCGGTTCACGCAATACTGGCGGCACGGAGGGATTGGGAGTCGCAGCCCAAGGCCAGCGAGCCGGCGGAACCTGTGCAGAGCCGCGGCAGCGACGGGGCCGGGAGCAGCGGCAACGTCGTCGAGCTCGGTCGCTCCCGGCGATTCGAGGTGCAACCGGAGCGTCGCTGGAGTCCGCTGCGTTCGGCCGGTGAGACGTTGACGGTCTTGCTGTCGCACGCGCGCCGGGAACGCGAGATCAGACGAGCTGTTGCCGCTCTCAAGGAGCTCGACGACCGGACATTGCGCGATCTCGGAATCCACGGCCGGTCGGAGATCGAGGGGATGGTGAGGTACTGTCATGATTGCTGA
- a CDS encoding response regulator encodes MLADVGHIVVVDDDPTLRQMVIRYLEEHNVPTRAASNRSELYHYLEAGQPSLIILDLRLGQEDGLDLLREIRSHSDVPVIITTGHRPDEIDRIVGLELGADDYIIKPFSLRELLARVRAVLRRQEMGRAARARDPERGGYRFNGWKLERRGRKLIDPSEAPVPLSKGEYALLLAFLEAPQRPLTREHLLQATRIHEDIFDRSIDVQVLRLRRKLEVDPSAPRVIQTERGVGYVFAVPVDPF; translated from the coding sequence ATGCTTGCAGATGTTGGCCACATCGTTGTTGTCGATGACGATCCCACCTTGCGGCAGATGGTGATCAGATATCTGGAGGAGCACAATGTCCCGACCAGGGCGGCGTCCAACCGGTCTGAACTGTACCACTATCTCGAGGCCGGTCAGCCCAGTCTGATCATCCTCGACCTTCGCCTCGGTCAGGAAGACGGCCTGGACCTGCTGCGGGAGATCCGGTCGCATTCCGACGTGCCTGTCATCATCACGACTGGCCACCGCCCCGACGAGATCGATCGCATCGTCGGGCTCGAGCTCGGCGCCGACGACTACATCATCAAGCCGTTCTCCTTGAGAGAGCTGCTGGCGCGCGTCCGGGCGGTGTTGCGGCGGCAGGAGATGGGCCGCGCCGCGCGCGCCCGCGATCCCGAGCGCGGCGGCTATCGCTTCAACGGCTGGAAGCTGGAACGCCGCGGCCGAAAGCTCATCGATCCCAGCGAAGCGCCGGTACCGCTCAGCAAGGGAGAGTATGCCTTGTTGCTGGCCTTCCTCGAGGCGCCGCAGCGACCCCTGACCCGCGAGCATCTGCTTCAGGCCACCCGCATCCACGAAGACATTTTCGATCGCAGCATCGATGTTCAAGTGTTGCGGCTGCGGCGCAAGCTGGAGGTCGATCCGAGTGCGCCGCGCGTCATTCAGACCGAGCGCGGCGTCGGCTATGTCTTCGCGGTTCCCGTAGATCCGTTCTAG
- a CDS encoding c-type cytochrome, with the protein MQNIVALIAMVAFIVLLVWSGACALRAQNPLVKWGGVVLAATLAVPLSGVSALTAAGIVKQHARSAPVPDLQVEATPERIARGRAVADGFCAGCHSKSGVLSGGGDVGEDLPLPIGSFVPANLTPAGVLKHWSDGEIFRAIRNGVDARGRWLAIMSFTNAGRLSDDDTKAVIAYIRALPASGEETPDPPDRFSVLGLAMLGAGLLPDAKPVFTGVIIAPPKGPTARYGRYLLSYQDCRECHGKDLSGGVPGQLPPLGPDLGIVKDWSQAQFITTMRTGVDPNGLRLDDQMPWRPIGRMDDDDLAAIYLYLAGLPRS; encoded by the coding sequence ATGCAGAATATTGTCGCCCTGATTGCGATGGTTGCTTTCATCGTGCTCCTGGTCTGGTCGGGTGCTTGCGCCCTGCGGGCGCAGAATCCACTGGTGAAGTGGGGTGGCGTGGTGCTGGCGGCAACGCTTGCCGTCCCGCTGTCCGGCGTGAGCGCGTTGACCGCAGCGGGCATCGTCAAGCAGCACGCGCGCTCCGCGCCGGTCCCCGATCTCCAGGTCGAGGCGACACCGGAACGCATCGCCCGCGGCAGGGCGGTCGCCGACGGCTTTTGCGCCGGGTGTCACTCGAAGAGCGGGGTGCTGTCGGGTGGCGGCGACGTCGGCGAGGATCTTCCGCTTCCGATCGGCTCGTTCGTGCCCGCCAATTTGACCCCCGCCGGGGTCCTGAAGCATTGGTCCGACGGCGAGATCTTTCGCGCCATTCGCAATGGCGTCGATGCGCGGGGGCGATGGCTCGCGATCATGTCCTTTACCAATGCCGGCCGGCTGAGCGACGACGACACCAAGGCCGTGATCGCCTACATCCGCGCCTTGCCGGCGAGTGGTGAGGAGACCCCGGATCCACCGGATCGCTTCAGTGTGCTGGGCCTTGCGATGCTGGGCGCCGGACTGTTGCCGGATGCAAAGCCGGTCTTCACCGGTGTGATCATCGCGCCGCCGAAGGGGCCGACGGCGCGCTACGGCAGGTACTTGCTGTCCTATCAGGATTGCCGTGAGTGTCATGGCAAGGATCTCTCCGGTGGCGTGCCCGGCCAATTGCCTCCGCTCGGACCCGACCTCGGTATCGTCAAAGACTGGAGCCAGGCGCAGTTCATCACGACCATGCGCACGGGTGTCGATCCGAACGGACTTCGGCTCGACGACCAGATGCCGTGGCGGCCGATCGGGCGGATGGACGACGACGACCTCGCTGCGATCTACCTGTACCTGGCGGGTCTCCCGCGCTCCTGA